One stretch of Glandiceps talaboti chromosome 7, keGlaTala1.1, whole genome shotgun sequence DNA includes these proteins:
- the LOC144438026 gene encoding D-beta-hydroxybutyrate dehydrogenase-like, translated as MHHLKKRFKKYVPCSERTIKFNGVSSWMESCTLVGERRFLAAVTYSSPFLILYRFNHSETHHGMVALVTGSSDSGGIGIAIARSLARRGCSLILTGSRQPEHVNKLKTELEIQYGIPTHYISADLSDLTSTKKLYEDVKCIYSDGVDILVNNAGITVALNPIEEIPIDVFEKCLRVNLTAGFYLTQLTLANMKQKAWGRVINISSIFGLTGYTTCAAYTAIRHAMNGLTKVVALETLGSGVTCNAICPALVNTTLAKNMTREISIKTGKPKEEIDKQLFKGLNPSGKYIETDQIGELAAFLCSPAADQITGTAIPIDAGFGAQ; from the exons ATGCATCACCTCAAGAAGAGATTTAAGAAGTATGTACCTTGTAGTGAGAGGACTATCAAGTTCAACG GTGTATCTAGCTGGATGGAGTCGTGTACTTTAGTTGGTGAAAGACGTTTCTTAGCTGCAGTGACATATAGTTCACCTTTTCTGATTTTGTATAGATTT AATCATTCTGAAACACATCATGGTATGGTTGCCCTGGTAACTGGATCTAGTGACTCGGGAGGTATTGGGATTGCTATAGCCCGAAGTCTTGCACGGAGGGGGTGTTCTCTTATACTAACTGGCAGCCGACAACCTgaacatgtaaacaaattaaagaCGGAACTTGAAAT ACAATATGGAATACCAACTCATTATATCTCAGCTGATCTGAGTGACTTGACTTCAACAAAGAAACTTTACGAAGATGTCAAGTGTATCTATTCTGATGGAGTGGATATACTTGTCAATAATGCAG GTATAACGGTTGCGTTAAATCCAATTGAAGAAATACCCATTGACGTCTTCGAAAAATGCCTTCGAGTTAATTTGACAGCTGGCTTTTATCTAACGCAATTGACCTTGGCGAACATGAAACAAAAAG CATGGGGACGGGTAATCAACATCAGTTCAATCTTTGGACTCACTGGATATACTACATGTGCTGCTTATACAGCAATTAGGCATGCAATGAATGGTCTCACAAAG GTAGTTGCATTGGAAACCCTTGGTTCTGGAGTGACATGTAATGCCATTTGTCCAGCTCTTGTAAATACAACCC TGGCGAAAAACATGACTAGAGAGATTTCCATTAAGACGGGAAAACCCAAAGAAGAGATAGAC AAACAATTATTCAAGGGGTTAAACCCATCCGGCAAATACATAGAAACCGATCAG ATTGGCGAATTAGCAGCATTTCTGTGTTCTCCTGCTGCTGACCAGATAACTGGTACAGCCATTCCTATCGATGCAGGGTTTGGCGCTCAATAA
- the LOC144438027 gene encoding uncharacterized protein LOC144438027 produces the protein MEEETPAADSASAAVEPISSDSESCVSNNEQSDVNDDEVEENQNHSDIESSSVIADIQQDTSQVTLQDVEDDEEKIDEQSETVIVPGVCDPEGVKSPRHSTTSDNKSDSDMEDETAVAERPEESIDTVHSIHEDTEENEISSKEIVEPVEQISDTEDVAETDHLQTLDTSVSENVQNTTDESGVLNDSVEEKDSDGEIPDDDFEVSDKSENVEKPEKNEEESVVVTQEIQEQPEDDNNAFDKSEESIDKDPVAMETETLEEGESREDFEKPIDSIEPTKEVLTEKVPLHEKSPLREESPKSESKTENKPMHHLEVHGEEAAELDYDEEVVEDHPTQEQNKTEEDTSETDKDSPQKKDANKDSGKDSEKTEETKSEDKKKEAEEGAEDDDEDDGEVKDDDGDDEDDGELLDDDDLEEGELKDPTGRKPQVRPVCRFFNKGHCTWGESCRFLHPGINDKGNYSLIPDKNKPQPLKIGMYGGSSWGQGPEEEPYIPPPPPEEPQIESAWERGLRHAKELRKKAQKKKEQGSDLEDKRMPGSFEEDRDHDKENEYYQRARYRDDYYANYEQGYYAEPESSQYWQAGQYENFSVRWTREPEQPMPMYDHYRDRQRDRERERERERERERERRDRERPARKRYSHSPEVRRRDKPRDTRADVRNGRNYREERNEPTPATRRADEWTDPWRRSKSPKKRLPSPRRSRSRGRRRRKSSYSSYSSRSSYSSSYSSRSRSRSSSYSSLSSRSSRSMSSSGSSYRSGSYSRSSSRSLSPTPSPKKKGSTKPAPSPAVSSASANKTAGKQPSITTKPASKQPGKPPSKPVSKAPAKAPSKPVSKSTKPAGKQPPQQKQASKTSDNKLPPPPQTKKSAPSAPKKQVSKPGPKTPSPRRPSTKAVKRKRSRSRSVSSYSSHSSHSSWSSFSSRSRSRSLSSRSRSRSMSVSSVSSDSSITSSKSSASADSEHMYRDLASPVSSASSEKATPPPARNVKPPKKTSIEPKESPKPPPKEPPPPAPRSKQPSVKKSSSKSDSQSGPSKSSSKPPKSTESKVKVKNEKSADVSKTKPPASSSSSSQASSSRPNPLKISAHKDIKLTLLKKPAEKPSSTTPSTASKKRYTASGEGGPPSKKARPLSPATKSMPTSSSDKDRKIPAKPSSTAKKPTAKDVSTSKPSGTKPSQSQPASKPAKPPMEKKMAAPPSKPAAKPAAPAPTKSGASGSSKSKTTSRREELLKQLRAVEDAIARKRAKMQ, from the exons ATGGAGGAAGAAACCCCTGCAGCTGATTCAGCTAGCGCTGCAGTGGAACCGATTTCCAGTGATTCAGAAAGCTGTGTGTCTAACAATGAGCAATCTGATGTAAATGATGACGAGGTTGAGGAGAATCAAAACCACTCGGACATTGAGTCATCATCAGTAATAGCTGATATCCAGCAAGACACATCACAAGTCACTTTACAAGATGTCGAAGATGATGAAGAAAAGATTGATGAACAATCAGAGACTGTTATTGTACCTGGTGTTTGTGACCCTGAGGGTGTAAAATCACCCCGGCATTCAACAACAAGTGACAATAAAAGTGACAGTGATATGGAAGATGAAACTGCGGTTGCTGAGAGACCGGAGGAATCTATAGATACAGTTCATTCAATACATGAAGACACAGAAGAAAATGAGATCTCAAGTAAGGAAATAGTTGAACCAGTTGAGCAAATAAGTGACACTGAAGATGTGGCTGAGACGGATCATTTACAAACTTTGGACACTTCTGTTAGTGAAAATGTGCAAAACACTACCGACGAGTCTGGTGTGCTCAATGATTCTGTCGAGGAGAAGGATTCAGATGGGGAAATTCCCGATGACGATTTTGAAGTATcagataaaagtgaaaatgttgaaaagcCAGAGAAAAATGAGGAAGAAAGTGTTGTTGTAACACAGGAGATACAAGAACAGCCAGAGGATGATAATAATGCATTTGATAAAAGTGAGGAAAGTATAGACAAGGACccagttgccatggaaacagagaCATTAGAAGAGGGGGAATCAAGAGAAGATTTTGAAAAACCTATAGACAGTATAGAGCCAACAAAAGAGGTTCTCACAGAAAAAGTTCCTTTACATGAAAAATCACCGCTTCGAGAGGAATCTCCAAAAAGTGAATCTAAGACGGAAAATAAACCCATGCATCATCTCGAGGTGCATGGAGAAGAAGCAGCAGAACTTGACTATGATGAAGAAGTCGTGGAGGACCATCCTACTCaggaacaaaataaaactgaagaAGATACGTCAGAAACTGACAAAGACAGTCCTCAAAAAAAGGATGCTAACAAAGACAGTGGTAAGGATAGTGAGAAAACAGAGGAAACTAAAAGTGAGGACAAGAAGAAAGAGGCAGAAGAAGGGgcagaagatgatgatgaagatgatgggGAAGTCAAAGATGATGATGgagatgatgaggatgatggtGAACTTTTAGAT GATGATGACCTAGAAGAAGGTGAATTAAAAGACCCAACTGGTAGAAAACCTCAAGTGAGACcagtgtgtagattttttaacaAGGGGCATTGTACGTGGGGAGAGTCGTGTCGATTTCTCCACCCAGGAATCAACGATAAAG GCAATTACTCTCTAATTCCTGACAAGAATAAACCACAACCACTGAAGATTGGCATGTATGGTGGGTCATCATGGGGACAG GGCCCTGAGGAAGAACCCTACATTCCACCACCTCCTCCTGAGGAACCACAGATAGAGTCTGCATGGGAACGCGGTCTAAGGCATGCAAAGGAG TTGAGGAAGAAAGCCCAAAAGAAGAAAGAACAAGGTTCTGACCTGGAAGACAAACGTATGCCTGGAAGTTTTGAAGAGGATAGAGACCATGACAAGGAGAATGAATATTATCAGAGAGCTAGATACAGGGATGACTATTATGCCAA TTATGAGCAAGGTTACTATGCTGAGCCTGAGTCGTCTCAATACTGGCAAGCAGGACAGTATGAAAACTTTAGTGTAAGATGGACCAGAGAACCAGAACAACCTATGCCTATGTATGACCATTACAGG GACAGGCAGCGAGACCGAGAAAGGGAACGTGAAAGAGAAAGAGAACGAGAGAGGGAAAGAAGGGATCGAGAGAGACCAGCAAGGAAGCGATACTCTCATTCACCTGAAGTACGAAGACGTGACAAACCACGCGACACGAGGGCAGACGTCAGGAATGGACGAAATTACAGGGAGGAGAGGAACGAACCTACCCCAGCAACGAGACGTGCTGATGAGTGGACAGACCCATGGAGAAGATCAAAGTCACCAAAGAAGAGATTGCCTTCTCCTAGGAGATCTCGGTCGCGAGGACGAAGGCGGCGCAAGTCATCGTATTCCTCATATTCATCACGGTCATCATACTCTTCATCATA CTCATCAAGATCACGTTCCAGATCATCATCGTACTCTTCCTTATCAAGTCGTTCCAGTCGCTCCATGTCATCATCCGGTAGTTCGTACCGAAGCGGTTCCTACTCACGTTCAAGTTCAAGGTCACTGTCACCAACACCCTCACCAAAGAAGAAGGGTAGTACAAAACCAGCACCCTCTCCAGCTGTGTCATCAGCATCGGCTAACAAAACAGCCGGCAAACAGCCTAGTATTACCACAAAGCCGGCATCTAAGCAGCCTGGTAAACCTCCCAGCAAACCAGTCAGTAAGGCACCTGCTAAAGCTCCCAGCAAACCAGTCAGTAAATCTACTAAACCAGCAGGTAAACAGCCCCCTCAACAGAAACAAGCATCAAAGACAAG TGACAATAAGCTACCACCACCTCCCCAAACCAAGAAGTCGGCACCGTCTGCACCCAAGAAACAAGTGTCTAAACCTGGACCTAAAACACCAAGTCCTCGAAGACCATCG ACCAAGGCTGTCAAGAGAAAAAGAAGCAGAAGCCGAAGTGTTAGTAGTTATAGTAGTCACAGCAGTCATAGTAGTTGGAGCTCCTTTAGTTCACGTAGCAGGTCACGATCTTTGTCGTCGAGGTCACGTTCTCGTAGCATGAGTGTGAGCAGCGTGTCGTCTGATTCTAGTATCACCTCCAGTAAGTCCAGTGCTAGTGCTGACTCAGAACACATGTACAGGGATCTTGCTAGTCCTGTGTCTTCTGCAAGCTCAGAGAAGGCTACTCCACCTCCAGCTAGGAATG TCAAGCCTCCTAAGAAGACGTCAATAGAACCCAAAGAATCACCCAAACCTCCACCTAAAGAACCACCACCTCCTGCACCCAGAAGTAAACAGCCATCTGTGAAGAAATCGTCTAGTAAGAGTGACAGTCAGTCAGGTCCATCCAAATCATCATCGAAACCACCTAAATCAACAGAATCCAAAGTGAAGGTGAAGAATGAAAAATCCGCGGATGTTTCTAA AACAAAGCCACCtgcaagttcaagttcaagcTCCCAGGCTTCCTCTTCCAGACCGAATCCATTGAAAATCAGTGCCCACAAAGATATCAAACTGACTCTACTCAAAAAG CCTGCTGAGAAGCCATCATCAACTACACCATCAACAGCAAGTAAGAAAAGATACACAGCCTCTGGTGAAGGTGGTCCACCAAGTAAGAAGGCCAGACCGCTATCTCCTGCTACTAAAAGTATGCCAACATCATCATCAGACAAAG ACCGTAAAATACCAGCGAAGCCATCGTCTACTGCAAAGAAACCCACAGCAAAGGATGTGTCAACCTCCAAACCCTCAGGTACCAAACCCTCGCAATCTCAACCTGCCAGCAAACCAGCAAAACCCCCAATGGAAAAGAAAATGGCAGCGCCACCATCAAAACCAGCTGCCAAACCAGCGGCACCTGCGCCCACAAAATCTGGTGCATCTGGATCTTCCAAATCCAAGACTACATCACGCAGAGAGGAATTGTTGAAGCAGTTGCGAGCAGTTGAGGATGCTATTGCGAGAAAGCGAGCAAAAATGCAGTAA
- the LOC144437418 gene encoding cytochrome b-c1 complex subunit Rieske, mitochondrial-like produces the protein MMSVTARSGALGPYLSATAQAVASHLRPPVYCVSSAAQIVLPQQKLSLSSDSLRNLAPRSGNVKVTAGPHGPMQVRYAHSDVKVPDFSYYRREPVSDPKEPSQPSAAGRRVFTYALVGSSGVAGAYAAKNVVTDLVSSMSASADVLALAKIEVNLSEIPEGKSITVKWRGKPLFIRHRTQEEIETEQAVDPNSLRHAEHDNERVQKPEWLITVGVCTHLGCVPIAHAGEYGGYFCPCHGSHYDTSGRIRKGPAPENLEVPYYEFMDENTVVVG, from the exons ATGATGTCTGTAACAGCCCGCAGTGGAGCCTTGGGCCCTTATTTGTCAGCGACAGCTCAGGCAGTGGCTTCACATCTTCGTCCACCTGTGTACTGTGTTTCTTCGGCTGCTCAGATCGTATTACCCCAACAGAAACTAAGTTTATCGTCAGATTCGTTACGAAATTTAGCTCCACGCAGCGGAAACGTAAAAGTTACAGCCGGTCCACACG GTCCAATGCAAGTTAGGTATGCACACAGTGATGTCAAAGTTCCAGATTTCTCATACTACCGCCGGGAACCAGTATCTGATCCAAAGGAACCATCTCAACCTAGTGCAGCAGGTCGTCGTGTCTTCACATATGCCCTGGTTGGCTCAAGTGGTGTGGCTGGAGCCTATGCTGCCAAGAATGTGGTGACAGACCTTGTCAGCTCAATGAGTGCATCAGCTGACGTCTTAGCTTTAGCCAAAATAGAAGTTAATTTATCAGAAATCCCAGAG GGCAAAAGTATAACAGTGAAGTGGCGTGGTAAGCCTTTGTTCATCCGTCACCGCACACAAGAAGAAATTGAAACAGAGCAAGCTGTTGATCCAAATTCACTCCGGCATGCCGAGCATGATAACGAGCGTGTCCAGAAACCTGAATGGCTCATCACCGTTGGTGTGTGTACCCATTTAGGTTGCGTACCAATTGCTCATGCCGGAGAATATGGCGGTTACTTCTGTCCCTGTCATGGTTCACATTACGACACGTCAGGGAGAATCCGCAAGGGGCCAGCCCCAGAGAATTTGGAAGTTCCTTACTACGAATTCATGGATGAGAACACAGTTGTTGTTGGTTGA